A section of the Verrucomicrobiota bacterium genome encodes:
- a CDS encoding DUF4339 domain-containing protein, protein MRVVIIRDDQQFGPYTMAEVRQYLAEGKLLASDFAQEEGDDAWVPLSALPGLVPDKTSTDKVKSVPLQIGRGIYIGALICAGVLLYGLFMGIWGLMESKSSWRSWEFSVRTVAGITLDAPGNFARIDQLEALQNSDAYKYVEIYEAYRCSPKNVEIIVTHTKYKPGSGVDLAVAAKDTLNNITAANSSAGENLKVKDYSISDTKVDGIPAKRVSAKWEMQRKALNSKILFFKEEQNYWIVSITGAENDSKFELAVNKVLSSVKVTRTK, encoded by the coding sequence ATGCGCGTTGTAATTATCAGAGACGACCAACAGTTTGGACCGTACACAATGGCGGAGGTGCGGCAATATTTAGCCGAAGGAAAGCTGTTGGCTTCCGATTTTGCCCAAGAAGAAGGTGACGATGCCTGGGTGCCCCTGAGTGCTTTGCCCGGCCTTGTGCCCGACAAAACTTCGACTGATAAAGTCAAATCTGTCCCCCTCCAGATTGGGCGGGGCATTTATATTGGTGCACTGATTTGCGCGGGCGTGCTTCTGTACGGCCTGTTCATGGGCATTTGGGGCCTTATGGAAAGCAAATCTTCCTGGCGTTCCTGGGAATTCTCCGTCCGCACTGTGGCTGGCATAACGCTGGATGCCCCAGGCAATTTCGCGAGAATTGATCAGCTTGAAGCACTGCAAAATTCGGACGCCTATAAGTACGTTGAAATCTATGAAGCATACAGATGTTCCCCGAAGAATGTGGAAATCATCGTCACTCACACAAAATACAAGCCAGGTAGCGGTGTTGATCTCGCTGTCGCAGCAAAAGATACCCTGAACAACATCACTGCGGCAAATAGTTCCGCCGGCGAGAATCTTAAAGTGAAGGATTATAGTATTTCGGACACAAAAGTAGATGGCATTCCCGCCAAACGCGTTTCCGCGAAATGGGAAATGCAGCGCAAGGCGCTGAATTCCAAGATATTATTTTTCAAGGAGGAACAAAACTATTGGATAGTTTCCATCACGGGCGCTGAAAACGATTCCAAATTTGAACTGGCCGTAAATAAGGTTCTTTCATCGGTTAAGGTTACCCGCACCAAATAG